One genomic region from Saprospiraceae bacterium encodes:
- the murQ gene encoding N-acetylmuramic acid 6-phosphate etherase yields MFERITEQSSLYDHLEQMDTNTILKSINQEDQKVALAVEQSIPQIEKLVDVIATKMKAGGRLFYFGAGTSGRLGVLDASECPPTYGVSPDLVIGIMAGGDQALRRSIEHAEDDPGQAWKDLLTFQVSAHDVVIGIASSGTTPYVVHGLQDCKSHGITTGCITSNPGSPITSQADFPIVTVVGPEFVTGSSRMKSGTAQKLILNMISTSVMIKLGRVRGNKMVDMQMSNDKLKDRAARMIVEKLGVPYEEAKALLLKHGSIRQAIDSYDSNS; encoded by the coding sequence ATGTTTGAGCGCATCACAGAACAATCCTCTTTGTATGATCATCTTGAACAGATGGATACAAATACAATCTTAAAAAGTATAAATCAAGAAGATCAAAAAGTAGCCCTTGCGGTAGAACAATCTATTCCCCAAATCGAAAAATTAGTCGATGTGATTGCCACTAAAATGAAGGCAGGTGGTAGGTTGTTTTATTTTGGAGCAGGTACAAGTGGTAGACTAGGCGTACTGGATGCATCAGAATGTCCCCCTACCTACGGAGTTTCTCCTGATCTGGTTATAGGTATCATGGCAGGTGGCGATCAGGCTTTGAGAAGGTCCATAGAGCATGCCGAGGATGACCCTGGCCAGGCCTGGAAAGATTTATTGACTTTCCAGGTGTCTGCTCACGATGTCGTAATAGGTATTGCGTCATCAGGCACTACTCCCTATGTGGTACATGGACTCCAGGATTGCAAATCACACGGCATCACCACCGGTTGTATTACGAGCAACCCAGGATCTCCCATCACATCCCAGGCGGATTTTCCTATAGTGACTGTGGTGGGACCGGAGTTTGTGACAGGCAGCTCCCGCATGAAGTCAGGTACTGCCCAAAAATTAATATTAAATATGATCAGTACCTCTGTAATGATCAAGCTGGGTCGGGTACGGGGCAATAAAATGGTGGATATGCAGATGAGTAATGACAAACTCAAAGATCGGGCTGCACGCATGATTGTCGAAAAACTTGGTGTTCCATACGAAGAGGCAAAAGCCTTGCTTCTAAAACATGGCAGTATACGCCAGGCGATTGACTCTTATGATTCTAATTCATAA
- the pfkA gene encoding 6-phosphofructokinase, whose product MKRIGVFTSGGDAPGMNACIRAVVRTALYYKMEVFGIHRGYSGMIRGDIVPMVSHDVSSILQLGGTILQSARSEKFRTPAGRKRAFNQLKKFGIEGLVAIGGDGTFSGASVFAAEFPISIVGVPGTIDNDLYGSDFTLGFDTAVNTAMTCIDNIKDTANSHNRLFFVEVMGRDAGFIALRSGIASGAEAVLIPEKKTNVDELIKLLAKNYKRKKSSSIVVVAEGEETGGAFEIADMVKKKLSHLDMRVTVLGHLQRGGRPTAFDRVLGSRLGMEAVKALKEGKKGVMVGQIHTGIEYTPFENACKHNLEINPVMVDMVKILS is encoded by the coding sequence ATGAAGAGAATAGGAGTTTTTACATCCGGAGGGGATGCCCCAGGGATGAATGCATGTATAAGAGCAGTCGTCAGAACAGCCTTGTATTATAAAATGGAAGTTTTTGGCATCCATCGCGGCTATTCTGGCATGATCAGAGGAGACATCGTACCCATGGTTTCCCACGATGTAAGCAGTATCCTTCAGCTAGGGGGCACCATATTACAAAGTGCCCGCAGTGAAAAATTCAGGACTCCGGCAGGTCGCAAAAGAGCTTTTAACCAATTGAAAAAATTTGGAATTGAAGGACTGGTGGCTATAGGAGGGGATGGCACCTTCAGTGGAGCCTCCGTATTTGCTGCAGAATTCCCTATTTCAATCGTCGGGGTGCCGGGTACGATAGACAATGATTTGTATGGATCGGACTTTACACTTGGATTTGATACTGCTGTCAATACCGCTATGACCTGCATTGATAATATCAAGGATACCGCAAACTCACACAATAGATTATTTTTTGTAGAAGTGATGGGCAGAGATGCCGGATTTATAGCTTTGAGAAGCGGTATTGCCTCAGGAGCAGAGGCAGTACTCATCCCAGAGAAAAAAACCAATGTGGACGAACTCATCAAATTGCTGGCAAAAAATTATAAGCGTAAAAAATCATCCAGTATCGTTGTAGTAGCAGAAGGTGAAGAAACCGGAGGTGCTTTTGAAATCGCAGACATGGTCAAGAAAAAACTCAGTCACCTGGACATGCGGGTCACTGTATTGGGCCATTTGCAGCGGGGTGGCAGACCAACAGCTTTTGATAGGGTGCTTGGATCCCGGCTTGGCATGGAAGCTGTGAAAGCTTTAAAAGAAGGGAAAAAAGGAGTGATGGTCGGACAGATCCATACCGGTATTGAATACACTCCATTTGAAAATGCATGTAAGCACAATCTGGAGATAAATCCGGTCATGGTAGATATGGTTAAAATTTTATCCTAA
- the purH gene encoding bifunctional phosphoribosylaminoimidazolecarboxamide formyltransferase/IMP cyclohydrolase — MTAIRIRSALVSVYHKDGLDDILHMMEALDVKIYSTGGTHQFIQSLGIDVVSVEELTGFASILDGRVKTLHPKVFGGILARRDEGHLAQLVAQDIPEIDLVIVDLYPFEETVRQTSVEKEIIEKIDIGGISLIRAAAKNYKDVVIVPSRADYAYLSDLLKQNKGLTELEERRYLAARAFQVSSHYDTQIFNYFNQQDNLIEQFQETAPLDFKLRYGENPHQSASYFGHLSGLLTRIQGKDLSYNNLVDIDAAVWLMKDMKSFGHSIAILKHTNVCGLASRSTILEAWQDALAGDPVSAFGGVIISSIEIDSATALEIDKLFYEVLIAPSFSVEALQILQRKKNRILLKLQYWPEQKWQFKNLLEGIIRQEKDNHVIEVQDLKCVTTATSNQEKLEDLVYATRIVKHLKSNAIAIVHHKQLIGMGCGQTSRVDALEQAIKKAHHFNFSARLPLSSMASEAFFPFPDCVEIADKEGVRSIAQPGGSVKDQESITYCEQHSVAMYLTGIRHFKH, encoded by the coding sequence ATGACTGCTATTCGTATTCGCTCTGCCTTAGTATCTGTATATCACAAAGATGGCCTGGATGACATATTGCACATGATGGAAGCATTGGATGTCAAGATCTACTCTACCGGCGGCACCCATCAGTTCATTCAAAGTCTTGGCATAGATGTAGTCAGTGTCGAAGAATTGACTGGATTCGCCTCCATTCTGGATGGAAGAGTAAAGACCTTACACCCAAAAGTGTTTGGTGGTATATTGGCTCGAAGGGACGAAGGCCATCTGGCGCAATTAGTGGCCCAGGATATTCCCGAGATAGATCTGGTCATCGTCGATCTGTATCCATTTGAAGAAACGGTCAGACAAACTTCCGTTGAAAAAGAAATCATTGAAAAAATTGATATCGGAGGGATCTCACTGATCAGGGCTGCTGCCAAAAATTATAAAGATGTAGTGATCGTGCCTTCTAGGGCAGACTATGCTTACTTATCTGACTTATTAAAGCAAAATAAAGGTTTGACAGAGCTTGAAGAACGCAGATATCTTGCTGCCAGGGCCTTCCAGGTGTCTTCTCATTATGATACGCAAATATTTAATTATTTTAATCAGCAGGATAATTTGATCGAACAATTTCAGGAGACCGCCCCATTGGATTTTAAATTGCGTTATGGTGAAAATCCTCATCAAAGTGCTTCCTATTTTGGACATCTCTCGGGATTACTCACCCGTATCCAGGGAAAAGACTTGTCTTATAATAATTTAGTAGATATTGACGCTGCTGTATGGCTGATGAAGGATATGAAAAGTTTTGGCCATTCTATTGCGATTCTCAAGCATACAAATGTCTGCGGATTGGCATCAAGAAGCACTATCCTTGAAGCATGGCAGGATGCATTGGCGGGCGATCCGGTCTCCGCTTTTGGTGGCGTGATCATATCAAGCATAGAAATAGATAGTGCCACCGCTTTAGAAATCGACAAGCTGTTTTATGAAGTGTTGATCGCGCCGTCATTTTCAGTAGAAGCGCTACAGATCCTGCAGAGGAAGAAAAATCGAATCCTGCTCAAGCTTCAATATTGGCCAGAACAAAAATGGCAATTCAAAAACCTGTTGGAAGGTATCATCCGACAGGAAAAAGACAACCATGTCATTGAAGTGCAGGATTTGAAGTGTGTCACGACCGCTACTTCTAATCAAGAAAAATTAGAAGACCTTGTATATGCCACAAGGATCGTCAAGCACCTCAAATCAAATGCCATCGCCATCGTTCATCACAAACAATTGATTGGTATGGGTTGTGGTCAGACTTCCAGAGTTGATGCTTTGGAGCAGGCCATCAAAAAGGCGCATCACTTTAATTTTTCAGCTCGTCTGCCGCTCAGTAGCATGGCCTCCGAAGCATTTTTCCCTTTTCCGGACTGCGTGGAGATCGCAGACAAAGAAGGCGTCAGATCTATCGCTCAACCTGGAGGATCCGTCAAAGATCAGGAAAGTATAACTTATTGTGAGCAGCACTCAGTCGCTATGTATCTCACCGGCATCAGGCATTTTAAACATTGA
- a CDS encoding sodium:solute symporter: MVEIGQAISPQWILVLIIVYFLMLVGISYWTTRGENTNESFFLAGRNAPWYLIAIGMIGTSISGVTFISVPGFVEANQFSYFQVVIGYIFGYLVIGLVLMPMYYRLNLTSIYGYLEKRFGWNTYKTGSAFFLLSRSIGSACRLYLVALVLYQFVFGPMGMPFWLATLITIFLIWVYTFKGGIKTIVYTDTFQTFFLLSSLVISIYLISKQMGWGASELFSQVKASKYSKTFFFDSGWSDNKHFIKQFLGGMFITIVMTGLDQDLMQKNLACRNIKDAQKNMFWFTGTLVLANALFLMLGALLYLYAANKGIAVPAIEVAGIMKPQPDLLFPTLAINHFGGLIGVFFILGLVAANYASADSALAALTTAFCVDFLGFERNKVPQEKIIKTRTWVHFGFSMLLFFMVWILWYLNDRSVIDTVLTLAGYTYGPLLGLFAFGFFVKRQVKDRLVPIICILSPVITFILNKYSTELFWGYKFSFELLLLNGLLTFFGLMAISYKSTISSQLLGFKQK, from the coding sequence ATGGTAGAAATCGGTCAGGCTATCTCCCCACAATGGATTCTGGTTTTAATTATTGTTTATTTTCTCATGTTAGTAGGGATATCCTATTGGACTACCCGTGGTGAGAATACCAATGAAAGCTTCTTTCTGGCTGGAAGAAATGCTCCCTGGTATCTGATAGCGATCGGCATGATCGGCACCTCCATCAGTGGGGTTACTTTCATCTCTGTGCCTGGCTTTGTAGAGGCCAATCAGTTTTCTTATTTCCAGGTAGTGATTGGGTATATATTTGGCTACCTGGTCATAGGTCTGGTATTGATGCCGATGTATTACAGGCTCAATCTGACTTCTATCTATGGGTATCTGGAGAAAAGATTTGGTTGGAATACCTATAAAACAGGGTCTGCATTTTTCTTATTGTCCAGGTCGATTGGATCAGCCTGTAGATTATACCTGGTGGCTTTAGTATTGTATCAATTTGTGTTCGGTCCGATGGGTATGCCTTTTTGGCTGGCTACCTTGATTACCATATTTTTAATCTGGGTATACACTTTCAAAGGTGGTATCAAGACCATCGTCTATACGGATACGTTTCAGACCTTTTTCCTGCTTTCTTCATTAGTGATCTCTATTTATTTGATTAGCAAGCAGATGGGATGGGGAGCATCCGAATTGTTTAGTCAGGTCAAAGCTTCAAAATATTCAAAGACTTTCTTTTTCGACAGTGGCTGGTCAGACAACAAACATTTTATCAAGCAGTTTCTGGGTGGTATGTTTATTACGATAGTCATGACTGGCCTGGACCAGGATTTGATGCAGAAAAACCTTGCTTGCCGAAATATTAAAGATGCACAGAAAAACATGTTTTGGTTTACCGGCACCCTGGTACTGGCCAATGCATTATTTTTGATGTTAGGAGCTTTATTGTATTTGTATGCCGCCAATAAAGGCATTGCGGTGCCGGCCATTGAAGTGGCAGGTATCATGAAACCCCAGCCTGATCTTTTATTTCCCACCTTGGCTATCAACCATTTTGGAGGCTTGATTGGCGTCTTTTTTATATTGGGTTTAGTAGCAGCCAATTATGCCAGTGCAGATTCTGCTCTAGCTGCATTGACTACTGCATTTTGTGTGGATTTTTTAGGTTTTGAAAGGAATAAAGTACCCCAGGAAAAGATCATCAAAACACGTACCTGGGTGCATTTTGGGTTTAGCATGTTATTATTTTTCATGGTATGGATACTCTGGTATTTGAACGATCGAAGCGTTATAGACACTGTACTTACTCTGGCCGGGTATACTTATGGTCCATTGCTGGGCTTGTTTGCCTTCGGTTTTTTTGTCAAAAGACAGGTCAAAGACCGGCTGGTACCGATCATTTGTATTCTGTCACCAGTCATTACCTTTATCCTCAACAAATACTCTACAGAGTTGTTTTGGGGATATAAATTTAGTTTTGAATTGTTGTTACTTAATGGCTTATTGACATTTTTTGGACTCATGGCCATTTCTTATAAATCAACTATTTCTAGCCAATTATTAGGATTTAAACAAAAATAA
- a CDS encoding DUF45 domain-containing protein, producing MFSKKEETYIEYTGHRIPFVIINELRRSVRVAFGSKAITLRLPYLMSAVKKEKQIENSKQWAIDQLRVKPGLIHSFVAKAYSDGQVIQFGDRKYVLHVQYHDRKTNKAVLKSRLLEVHLSSDLPDDQRPGVLRHLISRSIANDFYPQIAARVHELNQLHFNQPIRDIKLKLSQTNWGSCSTQGTINLSARLLFAPPVVIDYVIIHELAHLLEHNHSDRYWAIVEQKMPDYQNHEKWLKQNSHLCEF from the coding sequence ATGTTCTCTAAAAAAGAAGAAACATATATAGAATACACTGGTCATCGTATCCCCTTTGTCATCATCAATGAACTCAGGCGGAGTGTTCGGGTAGCGTTTGGGAGCAAAGCCATCACACTTAGACTTCCTTATTTGATGTCCGCAGTCAAAAAGGAAAAGCAGATCGAAAACTCCAAACAATGGGCCATCGATCAGCTTCGGGTCAAACCAGGCCTCATTCATTCTTTTGTGGCCAAAGCCTATAGTGATGGTCAAGTCATCCAATTCGGCGATCGGAAGTACGTGCTTCATGTTCAATACCACGATCGCAAGACGAATAAAGCGGTGCTTAAAAGCAGGCTTCTGGAGGTGCATCTTTCCTCTGATCTTCCAGATGATCAGCGTCCGGGGGTATTGCGACACCTCATAAGCAGATCTATCGCCAATGACTTTTATCCCCAGATCGCTGCCCGGGTGCATGAGCTTAATCAATTACATTTTAACCAGCCTATCCGGGACATCAAACTCAAACTGAGTCAAACCAATTGGGGTTCTTGCAGCACGCAGGGTACTATCAATCTTTCGGCGAGATTATTGTTTGCGCCTCCAGTGGTGATCGATTATGTCATCATCCATGAATTAGCACATTTGCTGGAGCACAACCACAGTGACCGGTATTGGGCTATAGTAGAACAAAAAATGCCTGATTATCAAAATCATGAGAAATGGCTCAAACAGAATAGCCATTTGTGCGAATTTTGA
- the serC gene encoding 3-phosphoserine/phosphohydroxythreonine transaminase produces MKKHNFNPGPAVLPASVLQEASKAILDYQGTGLSILEISHRGKEFVDIIEEAISLTKELLGLNEDHHVLFTTGGASSQFFMLAQNLLNAGDTAAFADTGTWANKAIKEAKAYGNIKVVNSSKDKNYSYIPKDFSGVPADARFLHVTSNNTIFGTQMQTWPEVAMPLVCDMSSDIFSRPIPIEKFGLIYAGAQKNLGPAGVTMVILRKDMVRTDLTHHMPPMLDYKTFIAENSLYNTPPVFPIYVSMLTLRWIKNLGGLEAMEKINTAKANLLYGEIDANPLFKGTVALEDRSKMNICFVTDNEVLENEFATDAKNAGCINLKGHRSVGGFRASIYNALPIESVQVLVDTMKEFARKKG; encoded by the coding sequence ATGAAAAAGCACAATTTTAACCCTGGTCCTGCTGTATTACCCGCTTCTGTGTTGCAAGAGGCATCAAAGGCGATTTTGGATTACCAGGGTACCGGGTTGTCTATTCTTGAAATTTCCCACAGGGGCAAAGAGTTTGTAGACATCATCGAGGAAGCGATAAGCCTTACCAAAGAACTTCTCGGATTGAATGAAGATCACCATGTACTTTTTACCACAGGGGGCGCTAGTTCCCAATTTTTTATGTTGGCTCAAAATCTGCTTAATGCGGGTGATACTGCTGCCTTTGCGGACACTGGCACCTGGGCAAATAAAGCGATCAAAGAGGCAAAGGCCTATGGCAATATAAAAGTAGTCAATAGCTCAAAAGACAAAAACTATTCCTATATCCCCAAAGATTTTAGTGGAGTACCTGCAGACGCACGGTTCCTTCATGTGACCAGTAACAATACCATATTTGGCACCCAAATGCAGACCTGGCCTGAGGTAGCTATGCCATTAGTGTGTGATATGTCTTCGGATATTTTTAGCAGACCCATCCCGATAGAGAAATTTGGGCTTATCTATGCAGGAGCACAGAAAAACCTGGGCCCAGCTGGTGTCACCATGGTGATCCTTAGAAAAGATATGGTCCGGACTGACCTTACTCATCATATGCCGCCGATGTTGGATTACAAGACCTTTATCGCTGAAAACTCACTCTACAATACACCGCCGGTGTTTCCTATTTACGTTTCGATGCTGACTTTGCGATGGATCAAAAACCTGGGTGGGCTTGAAGCTATGGAAAAAATAAATACAGCCAAGGCTAATCTACTATATGGCGAAATCGATGCCAATCCACTTTTTAAAGGTACTGTAGCCCTGGAAGATCGCTCCAAAATGAATATTTGTTTTGTGACGGACAATGAAGTATTGGAAAATGAATTTGCGACGGATGCTAAAAATGCAGGTTGTATCAATCTGAAAGGTCATCGATCTGTCGGAGGCTTCCGTGCTTCCATTTATAATGCGCTGCCAATAGAAAGTGTCCAGGTATTAGTAGATACTATGAAAGAATTTGCACGTAAAAAAGGTTGA
- a CDS encoding thymidine kinase: protein MFLEPNFKGQRSGWIEVICGSMFSGKTEELIRRMRRAKIANQKVVIFKPLSDIRYDEKNVVSHDFNTIESVPIRSSKDISRQVSGIEVVGIDEAQFFDMDLPEVCQQIALRGIRVIIAGLDMDYLGRPFGPIPNLLAIAEYITKVHAICPHCGNLATHSYRLTDETDTVVLGEKDKYEPRCRTCYHMGNILNFQR, encoded by the coding sequence ATGTTTTTAGAGCCAAACTTTAAAGGTCAGCGCAGCGGATGGATTGAAGTCATCTGTGGATCTATGTTTTCAGGTAAGACCGAAGAATTGATTCGAAGAATGCGAAGAGCAAAGATTGCTAATCAAAAAGTGGTCATTTTTAAACCTTTGAGTGATATACGGTATGATGAGAAAAATGTAGTTTCTCATGATTTTAATACCATTGAGTCAGTCCCCATCAGATCTTCCAAAGACATCAGCAGACAAGTAAGTGGTATCGAAGTAGTCGGAATAGACGAAGCCCAGTTTTTTGATATGGACCTTCCTGAAGTCTGCCAGCAGATTGCATTAAGGGGTATCCGGGTGATCATAGCAGGGTTAGATATGGACTATCTCGGAAGGCCTTTTGGTCCGATACCCAATCTGCTTGCTATAGCTGAATACATTACCAAAGTACATGCCATCTGTCCACATTGTGGCAATCTTGCGACACATTCTTATAGACTTACTGATGAAACGGATACGGTGGTTTTAGGTGAAAAAGACAAATATGAGCCCCGCTGTCGTACCTGCTATCATATGGGCAATATCCTTAATTTTCAACGATAA
- a CDS encoding pyrroloquinoline quinone-dependent dehydrogenase, whose amino-acid sequence MNESDEIKFGKSLAVLAVFGLLLFIHCKENSSPYEQWNTYRGTPDARQFSALNFIDTSNVDLLQPAWIFHTGDTTPRTIIECNPIIIDTIIYVTSPALHLIALNATTGKEIWRFRPYGQETTSGINRGVTYWPDNQDGCIFFSSGKYMYAVNALTGLLINTFGQEGKIDLRMQLGKDTSHISISLTTPGIIYKDLLIIGSATGEGYDASPGHVRAYDAHTGALRWIFHTIPQENEAGHDTWQWLEHENYGGTNNWGGMSLDEKRGVVYVANGSPTYDFYGANRLGSNLYGNCVIALDALSGKKIWHYQLVKHDIWDYDLPCAPTLATVPWLGKNKDILIQPTKMGQLVLLDRETGIPLLNIDERPVPSSDVPGEKANATQTFNHGIILSSQGWDSSRVTDISDSAQKYVLAQARKYKQKGMYTPPSMMGTLAQPGTRGGMEWGGISYNPANNTVYANCNDFPMILQLERVKKSGPGESGKYLGETTYMLNCSNCHGGDHQGNREGIPGLSRLANKYKPVEIKKIITQGKGLMPAHTQFSNDILDALIDYLATDTIPGDSQKDSTSIGVEKYVLKGFRIFTDQEGYPANKPPWGTLNAVDVSSGHIKWSVPLGYYPALKARGLSSTGTQNFGGCVATAGGLVFIGATPDEMFRAFDANSGKELWSYKLPAGGYATPAIYQSGKKQYVVIAAGGGNRNGTPSGDAYIAFTIPDR is encoded by the coding sequence ATGAATGAGTCAGACGAAATTAAATTTGGAAAGAGCTTAGCAGTATTGGCGGTGTTCGGGCTCTTACTATTCATACATTGTAAAGAAAACTCAAGTCCATATGAACAATGGAATACCTATCGGGGCACACCGGATGCTCGGCAGTTTTCAGCATTAAATTTTATAGATACCAGCAATGTAGATCTGCTCCAACCGGCATGGATCTTTCATACCGGTGACACCACACCCAGGACCATCATAGAGTGTAATCCCATTATCATAGACACCATCATATATGTGACTTCACCAGCACTGCATCTTATCGCCTTAAATGCAACAACGGGAAAAGAAATTTGGAGATTCAGGCCTTACGGACAGGAGACCACCTCAGGAATCAACCGTGGCGTGACTTATTGGCCAGATAACCAGGATGGGTGCATATTTTTCTCCTCAGGTAAATATATGTATGCGGTCAATGCGCTCACAGGATTGCTTATAAATACATTTGGTCAAGAGGGCAAAATAGATCTCAGAATGCAACTGGGCAAAGACACTTCCCATATATCAATATCCCTGACCACTCCTGGCATTATCTACAAAGATTTGTTGATCATCGGATCGGCTACCGGAGAAGGTTATGATGCCTCACCCGGACATGTGCGCGCGTACGATGCACACACAGGAGCGCTCAGATGGATATTCCATACCATTCCACAGGAAAATGAGGCAGGCCATGACACATGGCAATGGCTTGAACATGAAAATTATGGAGGCACCAATAACTGGGGTGGAATGAGCCTGGATGAAAAAAGAGGAGTAGTGTATGTCGCCAATGGATCTCCGACATATGATTTTTATGGCGCTAATCGTCTAGGATCGAATCTGTATGGCAATTGTGTGATCGCACTGGACGCTCTAAGCGGCAAAAAAATCTGGCATTATCAATTGGTCAAACATGATATCTGGGATTATGATCTACCTTGCGCTCCTACCCTCGCTACTGTACCCTGGCTAGGAAAAAACAAAGATATATTGATACAACCCACTAAAATGGGACAGCTCGTTCTGCTGGATAGAGAGACTGGAATACCTTTGCTGAATATTGACGAAAGGCCTGTCCCCTCATCGGATGTGCCGGGTGAAAAAGCAAATGCGACCCAAACCTTTAACCATGGTATCATCCTTTCCTCCCAAGGCTGGGATTCTAGTAGGGTGACAGACATTTCCGACAGCGCCCAAAAATATGTCCTTGCTCAGGCCAGAAAATATAAACAAAAAGGAATGTACACCCCTCCCAGCATGATGGGCACGCTGGCTCAGCCTGGTACCCGGGGCGGAATGGAATGGGGCGGAATTTCGTACAATCCGGCTAACAATACTGTGTATGCCAATTGCAATGATTTCCCAATGATTCTCCAACTCGAAAGAGTAAAAAAATCCGGACCAGGCGAAAGCGGAAAATATCTGGGAGAGACCACTTATATGCTCAACTGCTCCAACTGCCATGGTGGGGATCATCAGGGGAATCGGGAAGGCATACCTGGATTAAGTCGCCTTGCCAATAAGTATAAGCCTGTAGAGATCAAAAAAATCATCACTCAAGGCAAAGGGTTAATGCCTGCGCATACCCAATTTTCAAATGATATACTGGATGCATTGATCGATTACCTGGCCACAGACACTATACCAGGTGATAGTCAGAAGGATAGCACTTCAATAGGGGTAGAGAAATATGTGTTGAAAGGATTCCGGATATTTACTGATCAGGAGGGGTACCCTGCCAATAAACCGCCCTGGGGCACTTTGAATGCAGTGGATGTATCATCCGGGCATATTAAATGGAGTGTACCGCTCGGGTATTATCCAGCGTTGAAAGCAAGAGGTTTGTCCTCGACAGGCACTCAAAACTTTGGTGGGTGTGTCGCCACTGCAGGAGGCCTTGTTTTTATTGGCGCGACTCCAGATGAGATGTTTAGAGCCTTTGATGCCAATTCGGGTAAAGAATTGTGGTCTTATAAACTGCCCGCCGGAGGATATGCTACTCCAGCCATCTATCAATCAGGAAAAAAACAATATGTAGTGATCGCCGCTGGTGGTGGCAATCGAAATGGTACCCCATCGGGTGACGCCTATATCGCATTTACCATACCTGATCGATGA
- a CDS encoding rhomboid family intramembrane serine protease: MKSSRIVFSIRNTLFVLGAMWIGFLIQALPFFNTTNWGIIPRYTESLKGILTAPLMHGGWSHILSNSAPMAVLCLMLFYFYRKIAWISFSLIYFLCGLSVWLFARSSAVHIGASGVVYGLVAFIFWNGIFRKDLKSIILLLIVTILYSGMLYGIVPSQPGISWESHLFGGIMGILVAFMMRRFEIREDDDIELQTPKPLSEADKEYYFEKDIFDQKLKEREPQNRRL, translated from the coding sequence ATGAAATCAAGCAGAATAGTATTTAGTATTCGCAATACACTATTTGTCTTAGGTGCCATGTGGATCGGATTTTTGATTCAAGCCTTACCATTTTTTAATACTACAAATTGGGGGATCATCCCACGCTATACTGAAAGTCTAAAGGGCATATTGACTGCGCCGCTCATGCACGGAGGATGGTCACATATATTATCTAACAGTGCTCCAATGGCAGTCCTATGCTTGATGTTATTTTATTTTTATCGCAAAATTGCCTGGATAAGTTTTTCGTTGATTTATTTTTTATGCGGCTTGTCTGTCTGGTTATTTGCAAGATCTTCTGCCGTCCATATTGGTGCCAGTGGCGTGGTGTACGGACTGGTTGCATTTATATTTTGGAATGGTATATTCCGTAAAGACCTTAAGTCCATTATTTTATTACTCATAGTCACTATTTTGTACAGCGGGATGTTATATGGAATAGTGCCTTCGCAACCAGGTATCTCCTGGGAAAGTCACCTGTTTGGCGGTATCATGGGTATACTCGTAGCCTTTATGATGAGACGATTTGAAATCAGAGAAGATGATGACATCGAATTGCAGACGCCAAAGCCACTGTCGGAAGCTGATAAAGAGTACTATTTCGAAAAAGATATTTTTGACCAAAAGCTCAAGGAAAGAGAGCCTCAGAACCGCAGACTTTGA